In Humulus lupulus chromosome 6, drHumLupu1.1, whole genome shotgun sequence, a single genomic region encodes these proteins:
- the LOC133785016 gene encoding uncharacterized protein LOC133785016, translating to MEWVEFLTLFNAKYYNHTVIDQKVVEFANLVQGSSSIQEYVCKFDQLSRFAPDLVHTEANRVHKFMKGLKREITQFVDIGKTIPGTYDEAVAQAIRQESWLVREKKVPYRAEGRAHVSNDRRRYSSNQSNPSGRHCPTHGQKGGNDQLKPIGNAPRVYALTQGDKGTGTFDMVLGQLHVANNSTYALMDTGSSHSFITASYVDKIDRKPEPMENARKLLDDGCIGYWENIIDKNRESKLQPTEVAVVCKFWEVFPKDLPGIPPDREVEFEIELIPGITPISKALYWMAPVELKELQVQLQDYLDKIFIRASHSPWGAPVQFVKKKDGSMRMCIDHYKLNKVTIKNRYPLPRIDDLFEQL from the exons ATGGAATGGGTAGAATTCCTGACCCTGTTCAATGCCAAGTACTACAACCATACGGTGATAGATCAAAAGGTGGTTGAGTTCGCCAACCTAGTCCAAGGGTCATCTAGCATACAGGAGTACGTGTGCAAATTTGACCAACTCTCAAGATTTGCTCCAGATCTGGTACACACTGAAGCCAACCGGGTACACAAATTCATGAAGGGGTTGAAAAGAGAGATAACTCAGTTCGTGGACATTGGGAAGACCATCCCGGGTACTTATGATGAAGCTGTGGCTCAAGCAATTCGCCAAGAGTCATGGCTAGTACGAGAGAAGAAAGTGCCCTACAGGGCTGAGGGACGAGCACATGTCTCCAATGATCGGAGAAGGTACTCTAGTAACCAGAGCAATCCTTCTGGAAG GCACTGCCCAACTCATGGTCAGAAGGGAGGAAACGACCAACTAAAGCCAATAGGAAATGCACCTCGAGTTTATGCACTCACCCAGGGTGATAAAGGAACTGGGACTTTCGACATGGTGTTAGGTCAGCTTCATGTGGCTAATAACTCAACATATGCATTGATGGACACTGGTTCATCCCATTCTTTTATTACTGCATCTTATGTTGATAAGATAGATAGGAAGCCTGAGCCTATGGAAAAT GCTAGGAAATTACTAGATGATGGATGTATCGGCTACTGGGAAAACATAATTGACAAGAATAGAGAGTCTAAGCTACAACCAACTGAGGTAGCAGTGGTGTGCAAATTTTGGGAAGTGTTTCCTAAGGATCTTCCAGGGATACCCCCAGATCGGGAGGTTGAGTTTGAGATCGAGTTAATTCCAGGAATCACTCCTATTTCAAAGGCACTGTACTGGATGGCACCGGTAGAGCTCAAAGAACTACAAGTGCAATTACAAGACTACCTAGATAAAATATTTATACGAGCAAGTCATTCTCCTTGGGGAGCCCCGGTACAattcgtgaaaaagaaagacggctccatgagaatgtgtatagaccaCTACAAACtaaacaaagtgacgatcaagaaccgataccCATTGCCCAGAATAGATGATCTATTCGAACAACTATAG
- the LOC133785017 gene encoding uncharacterized mitochondrial protein AtMg00860-like yields MSFGLTNVLETFMDLMNRVLGEYLDKFVIVFIDDILLYSRNQEEHDKHLKLILQRLREKKLYAKLSKCEFWMNQVSFLGHVVSGDGIAVDPAKIKAVKKWKVPKNAQEVCSFLGLAGYYRRFVESFSKIVTPMTALTQKNVKFEWTDRCKQSFQELKTRLTTSPVLTIPKGTEICFL; encoded by the coding sequence atgtcttttggactcaccaatgtgCTCGaaacattcatggatcttatgaatagGGTATTGGGTGAGTATCTAGACAAATTCGTGATCGTGTTTATAGACGATATACTATTATACTCGCGAAACCAGGAAGAGCATGACAAGCACCTGAAGCTGATTTTACAACGATTACGAGAAAAAAAGTTGTATGCCAAATTATCCAAGTGCGAATTTTGGATGAATCAAGTAAGTTTCCTAGGGCACGTGGTGTCAGGAGATGGAATTGCAGTTGATCCAGCTAAAATCAAAGCGGTGAAGAAATGGAAGGTCCCGAAGAACGCACAAGAAGTTTGCAGTTTCTTGGGcttggcagggtattataggcgCTTTGTGGAaagcttttccaaaatagtgacgCCTATGACCGCACTAACCCAAAAGAATGTCAAATTTGAGTGGACGGATAGGTGTAAACAGAGTTTTCAAGAGCTAAAGACCAGATTAACGACTTCTCCTGTACTCACCATTCCAAAGGGTACCGAGATATGCTTTTTATAG